The following is a genomic window from Geminicoccus roseus DSM 18922.
CGTGTCGCCCAGGAAGACCGGCGCCAAAAAGCGCAGGCGGTCGTAGCCGAGCGTGACCGGGCGGCGCGGCGACCCGCCGTCGATCGCCCGGGCGCTGAGCGCCGCCTCGGGCGCGGACAACAGGCCCAGCACCGCCAGGCCATGGGCGATCCGCTTGCCGAACGGCGTCGTGGCGGCATAGTGCTCGTTCACGTGAAGCGGATCGAAGTCGCCGCTGATCGCGCAGAAGAAGCCGAGATCCGCCTCGGTG
Proteins encoded in this region:
- a CDS encoding MaoC family dehydratase, which encodes MSMFGDVKPGIETSFTKTFTEADLGFFCAISGDFDPLHVNEHYAATTPFGKRIAHGLAVLGLLSAPEAALSARAIDGGSPRRPVTLGYDRLRFLAPVFLGDTLTARYRIVELDETTSRSTAECTITRHDGELCVVGRHIMKWVG